In Falco biarmicus isolate bFalBia1 chromosome 7, bFalBia1.pri, whole genome shotgun sequence, a single window of DNA contains:
- the RTN1 gene encoding reticulon-1 isoform X2 gives MQASADSTKMDCLWSNWKCQAIDLLYWRDIKQTGIVFGSLLLLLFSLTQFSVVSVVAYLALAGLSATISFRIYKSVLQAVQKTDEGHPFKAYLEMEMNLSQDQIQKYTDCLQLYVNSTVKELRRLFLVQDLVDSLKFAVLMWLLTYVGALFNGLTLLIMAVVSMFTLPVVYDKYQAQIDQYLGLVRTHINTVVAKIQAKIPGAKRKAE, from the exons CTATCGACCTGTTGTACTGGCGTGACATCAAGCAGACAGGGATTGTGTTTGGCAGCCTCCtcttgctgctcttctccctgACCCAGTTCAGTGTCGTCAGTGTTGTGGCCTATCTGGCCCTCGCCGGCCTCTCGGCCACCATTAGCTTCAGAATCTACAAATCAGTCCTACAGGCTGTGCAGAAGACGGACGAGGGCCACCCCTTCAA AGCCTACTTGGAGATGGAAATGAATCTCTCACAGGACCAGATTCAGAAATACACAGACTGTCTCCAGCTATACGTCAACAGCACAGTCAAAGAGCTGAGGAGACTCTTTCTCGTTCAGGACCTTGTGGATTCTTTAAAA TTTGCAGTACTAATGTGGCTGCTGACTTATGTGGGAGCCCTCTTCAATGGCCTGACTCTTCTGATAATGG ctGTGGTGTCTATGTTTACTCTCCCCGTTGTATATGACAAGTACCAG GCACAGATTGATCAATACTTGGGACTTGTGCGGACCCACATAAACACTGTTGTGGCAAA GATTCAAGCTAAAATCCCAGGTGCTAAGAGAAAGGCAGAGTAA